In the Candidatus Limnocylindrales bacterium genome, one interval contains:
- a CDS encoding protein tyrosine phosphatase family protein: MPVETIANFLPIDDRIGTAGQPNEGELRDLAASGYTAVVNLGLLDPRYCLADEAGLARSLGLRYHHIPVQFDNPTVDDFRQFLAAMEECGDAKILVHCAANYRVTSFMAIYGEMKLGWSRERGDEHARKLWPLNDTWAQFLATCRQELIDA, encoded by the coding sequence ATGCCCGTCGAAACCATTGCCAACTTTCTCCCGATTGACGATCGCATCGGAACCGCCGGCCAGCCGAACGAGGGCGAGCTGCGCGACCTGGCGGCGAGCGGCTACACCGCCGTCGTCAATCTCGGCCTCCTCGATCCGCGCTACTGCCTTGCCGACGAAGCGGGCCTCGCCCGCTCTCTCGGCCTTCGCTATCACCACATTCCCGTCCAGTTCGACAATCCGACCGTGGACGATTTCCGCCAGTTTCTCGCCGCGATGGAAGAATGCGGCGACGCGAAGATCCTCGTGCACTGCGCCGCGAACTATCGCGTCACCAGCTTCATGGCGATCTACGGCGAGATGAAGCTCGGCTGGTCGCGCGAGCGCGGAGACGAGCACGCACGCAAGCTCTGGCCGCTCAACGATACGTGGGCGCAATTCCTCGCAACGTGCCGCCAGGAGCTCATCGACGCATGA
- a CDS encoding EcsC family protein, translating to MTLASGDLDDLRYAKNLLEHPSLAARLAGALGRPIEMGIGALPAGASAVISTAARKSLDAALSFAVSSMDDRRRDSIDWGHKLAVALTGAAGGMFGLPALAVELPLSTTIMLRSIADIARSEGEPIKTSESKLSCIEVFALGGKLAGDDASESAYFAVRLALTKALTDAAEHLAGRGITGAAAPSVVRFLSQVATRFGVPVSEKILAQSIPVVGAAGGALFNTLFIDHFQDMARGHFIVRRLERAYGPEEVRLAYMRVH from the coding sequence ATGACGCTCGCGAGCGGCGACCTCGACGATCTTCGTTACGCGAAGAACCTGCTCGAGCATCCGAGCCTTGCGGCAAGGCTTGCCGGAGCGCTCGGACGTCCGATCGAGATGGGCATCGGCGCGCTGCCTGCGGGCGCGAGCGCGGTGATCTCGACGGCTGCGCGAAAATCGCTGGATGCGGCGCTGTCGTTCGCCGTGTCGTCGATGGATGACCGGCGCCGCGACTCCATCGACTGGGGTCACAAGCTCGCGGTCGCGCTCACAGGAGCGGCAGGCGGGATGTTCGGCCTGCCCGCGCTTGCCGTCGAGCTGCCGCTGTCGACGACGATCATGCTGCGCTCGATCGCCGACATCGCGCGCAGCGAAGGCGAGCCGATCAAGACGTCGGAGTCCAAGCTTTCCTGCATCGAGGTGTTTGCGCTCGGCGGCAAGCTGGCGGGCGACGATGCCAGCGAATCGGCATATTTCGCGGTCCGGCTTGCGCTGACCAAGGCGCTGACCGATGCGGCCGAGCATCTTGCGGGCCGCGGCATCACCGGGGCCGCCGCGCCGTCGGTCGTACGGTTCCTGTCGCAGGTGGCCACTCGCTTCGGCGTTCCAGTGTCGGAGAAGATCCTCGCGCAGTCGATTCCGGTCGTCGGCGCGGCCGGCGGCGCGCTGTTCAACACGCTGTTCATCGACCATTTCCAGGACATGGCGCGCGGGCATTTCATCGTGCGGCGGCTGGAAAGGGCGTACGGGCCGGAAGAGGTGCGGCTCGCGTACATGCGGGTGCATTGA
- a CDS encoding PAS domain S-box protein: protein MPGGNGTGPKQRASAADSRRVEDELRRSQQRYEHLVSSIDGIVWEADATTFEFSYVSPQAERLLGYPCTRWTGEPQFWAEHIHPDDRSWAVHLCRRATLDRQNHDFEYRMLAADGRTVWLHDIVTVVALEDGSYLLRGIMVDITSRKEKESELQSAEERYRTLVENLNDIVFSTNTDGILTYISPQITRISTYTLDELTGRPFIDFIHPADVDNVLEGLPAVFGGTPDPREFRVVDKSGAIVWMRASSRPRFENGELAGLTGILTDVTGRKLAEEQLGKSEERFRHFVENLHDVVYALDRMGNFLYVSPAIVQISMYTPEELIGRSFTEFVHPDDLPQIAEKFGLILTGSNAQLEYRVFDKDGVERWVHASVAPTIEEGEIIGVTGVFSEITARKRTLEALYESEARYRELVEMSPDSIVVHQDGRIVFANEASLRLAGARAAADLLGRGALELVHPSSRKLAIERIRGMIEEGKPAARVEETFLRLDGTTIDVEVMASPVLFHGRQSIQVIIHDVTERRRVQEEIKRMNEALEQRVRDRTAELVIANRELEAFSYSVSHDLRAPLRVIEGFARMFLEEYDHSLDDQGRAYLEKIHSTSARMDRLIHDLLAFSRMSRASMTVERVDLSEIARGIAGDLAQERPRRDATFTIADGLVVDGDRALLTIVMENLLGNAWKYSGRRATAHIEFGIEKNGSETVYFVRDDGVGFDMRFVGKLFRPFQRLHAIGDFEGTGIGLATVQRIVERHGGRVWAESEMEKSATFRFTLAESAASV, encoded by the coding sequence GTGCCGGGTGGAAACGGGACGGGGCCGAAGCAGCGAGCTTCGGCCGCCGATTCGCGTCGCGTGGAAGACGAGCTGCGCAGGTCGCAGCAGCGCTACGAGCACCTCGTTTCTTCGATCGACGGCATCGTGTGGGAAGCCGATGCGACGACCTTCGAGTTCTCGTACGTCAGCCCGCAGGCCGAACGGCTGCTCGGCTATCCGTGCACCCGATGGACCGGGGAGCCGCAATTCTGGGCGGAGCACATCCATCCCGACGATCGTTCCTGGGCGGTGCACCTTTGCCGCCGCGCCACGCTCGACCGGCAGAATCACGACTTCGAGTACCGCATGCTCGCCGCCGACGGTCGCACCGTCTGGCTGCACGACATCGTCACCGTGGTCGCGCTCGAAGACGGCTCCTACCTGCTGCGCGGCATCATGGTCGACATCACCAGCCGCAAGGAAAAGGAAAGCGAGCTGCAGAGCGCCGAAGAGCGCTATCGAACGCTCGTCGAGAACCTGAACGACATCGTATTCTCGACCAATACCGACGGCATCCTCACGTACATCAGCCCCCAGATCACGCGGATCAGCACGTACACGCTCGACGAGCTGACGGGTCGCCCCTTCATCGATTTCATTCATCCGGCCGACGTCGACAACGTGCTCGAAGGCCTGCCGGCCGTGTTCGGCGGCACGCCCGACCCGCGCGAGTTTCGCGTCGTGGACAAGAGCGGAGCCATCGTATGGATGCGCGCGTCGAGCCGGCCGCGCTTTGAGAACGGCGAGCTCGCGGGCCTTACCGGGATCCTGACCGACGTCACCGGTCGCAAGCTCGCAGAAGAACAGCTCGGGAAGTCCGAAGAGCGTTTCCGGCACTTCGTCGAGAACCTGCACGACGTCGTCTACGCGCTCGACCGAATGGGCAACTTCCTTTACGTGAGCCCGGCCATCGTGCAGATCTCCATGTATACGCCGGAGGAGCTGATCGGCCGGTCGTTTACCGAGTTCGTCCATCCCGACGACCTGCCGCAGATCGCCGAGAAGTTCGGCCTGATCCTGACCGGCTCCAACGCGCAGCTCGAGTATCGCGTGTTCGACAAGGACGGAGTCGAGCGCTGGGTTCACGCATCGGTGGCGCCGACGATCGAAGAAGGCGAAATCATCGGCGTGACCGGCGTCTTCAGCGAAATCACCGCGAGGAAACGCACGCTCGAGGCGCTCTACGAAAGCGAAGCGCGCTACCGCGAGCTGGTCGAGATGTCGCCCGACTCGATCGTCGTGCACCAGGACGGCCGGATCGTGTTCGCCAACGAAGCGTCGCTGCGGCTGGCCGGTGCGAGAGCTGCGGCCGACCTGCTCGGGCGCGGCGCCCTCGAGCTCGTGCATCCGTCGAGCCGCAAGCTCGCGATCGAGCGCATCCGCGGGATGATCGAGGAAGGCAAGCCCGCCGCGCGCGTCGAGGAGACGTTCCTGCGGCTCGACGGCACCACGATCGACGTCGAAGTCATGGCGAGCCCGGTCCTGTTTCACGGACGGCAGTCGATCCAGGTGATCATCCACGACGTGACCGAGCGCAGGCGCGTGCAGGAAGAGATCAAGCGCATGAACGAGGCGCTCGAGCAGCGCGTGCGCGACCGCACCGCCGAGCTCGTCATCGCCAATCGTGAGCTCGAAGCGTTCAGCTACTCGGTCTCGCACGATCTGCGCGCGCCGCTTCGGGTCATCGAAGGCTTCGCGCGGATGTTCCTCGAGGAGTACGACCATTCGCTCGACGACCAGGGGCGCGCTTACCTCGAGAAGATCCATTCGACGAGTGCGCGCATGGATCGGCTGATCCACGACCTGCTCGCGTTCTCGCGCATGTCGCGTGCATCGATGACCGTCGAGCGAGTCGACCTGAGCGAGATCGCGCGCGGCATCGCCGGTGACCTCGCCCAGGAACGGCCCCGGCGCGACGCGACGTTCACGATCGCCGACGGGCTCGTCGTCGACGGCGACCGCGCGCTGCTGACGATCGTCATGGAAAACCTGCTCGGCAATGCGTGGAAATACAGTGGGCGCCGCGCCACGGCCCACATCGAGTTCGGAATCGAGAAGAACGGAAGCGAAACCGTCTACTTCGTGCGCGACGACGGCGTCGGCTTCGACATGCGGTTCGTCGGCAAGCTGTTCCGTCCGTTCCAGCGCCTGCATGCGATCGGCGACTTCGAGGGCACCGGCATCGGTCTCGCGACCGTCCAGCGCATCGTCGAGCGCCACGGCGGACGCGTGTGGGCCGAGAGCGAGATGGAAAAGAGCGCGACGTTCCGGTTCACGCTTGCCGAGTCCGCTGCATCCGTCTGA
- a CDS encoding GspE/PulE family protein, translating to MPSTKWTDIRTGRTADEGGSPAVRRLAALITAAIDAGASDLHLEPDRDGLRVRVRVDGHLRDLDPPPAALVPAVLTRIRLLARVDLAERRLPQDGRFTWQAAKERIDIRAAFLPVARGEKIALRLLRHPGAAPALDTLGMNDVELARVSQALARPNGLVLVVGPTGSGKSTTLHAALVHLRSSSRSLASVEDPVEFDIPGVSQVAVDEEVGRTFAVVLRALLRQDPDVLMVGEIRDDDSARIACRAALTGHLVLSSLHASHAREALVRLPEIGVADYLVRATVALVVAQRLVRRLCAECAGASPATEDAALWFARAGLRAPRALPAALGCATCHGSGYRGRVALFETASTIDDAPAPFAAGSLGAAGLAHVIDGSTTLEEVLTHCPHPIEGGVAGDSGDLR from the coding sequence GTGCCTTCGACGAAATGGACAGACATCCGCACCGGGCGGACCGCCGATGAAGGCGGCTCCCCGGCCGTGCGGCGGCTCGCCGCGCTGATCACCGCAGCCATCGACGCAGGCGCTTCGGACCTTCATCTGGAGCCCGATCGCGACGGGCTTCGCGTTCGCGTGCGCGTCGACGGTCACCTGCGCGATCTCGATCCTCCGCCCGCCGCGCTCGTGCCGGCCGTGCTGACGCGGATCCGTCTGCTGGCACGCGTCGATCTCGCCGAGCGGCGGCTGCCGCAGGACGGGCGGTTCACGTGGCAGGCCGCGAAGGAACGCATCGACATCCGTGCCGCATTCCTTCCCGTCGCTCGCGGCGAAAAGATCGCGCTGCGGCTGCTGCGCCATCCTGGTGCGGCTCCCGCGCTCGATACCCTCGGCATGAACGACGTCGAGCTTGCGCGCGTATCGCAGGCTCTGGCGAGACCGAACGGGCTCGTCCTCGTCGTCGGTCCGACCGGCAGCGGAAAATCGACGACGCTTCATGCAGCGCTGGTCCATCTTCGCAGCAGCTCGCGTTCGCTCGCGAGCGTCGAGGATCCGGTCGAGTTCGACATCCCGGGCGTCTCGCAGGTTGCCGTCGACGAAGAAGTCGGCCGCACGTTCGCCGTGGTGCTGCGCGCGCTGCTGCGCCAGGACCCCGACGTGCTGATGGTCGGCGAGATCCGCGACGACGACAGCGCACGCATCGCGTGCCGCGCGGCGCTGACCGGGCACCTGGTGCTGTCGAGCCTGCACGCTTCGCATGCGCGCGAAGCACTGGTGCGGCTGCCGGAGATCGGAGTGGCCGACTATCTCGTGCGCGCGACGGTTGCGCTCGTCGTCGCGCAGCGTCTGGTGCGGAGGCTCTGCGCGGAGTGCGCCGGAGCATCACCGGCAACGGAGGATGCAGCGCTGTGGTTTGCCCGCGCCGGTCTTCGCGCACCGCGCGCGCTGCCGGCGGCGCTAGGCTGCGCCACGTGCCACGGCAGCGGATACCGCGGCCGCGTCGCGCTTTTCGAGACGGCATCGACCATCGACGACGCGCCGGCACCGTTCGCCGCCGGAAGCCTCGGTGCCGCCGGCCTCGCGCATGTCATCGACGGCAGCACGACGCTCGAAGAAGTGCTGACGCACTGCCCGCATCCGATCGAAGGCGGCGTGGCCGGCGACAGTGGAGATTTGCGATGA
- a CDS encoding type II secretion system F family protein, producing MSGRPAVPLATSRRRHGARRRAVRRRLRWLSASGAITRRDACAAISRLAALTAAGVSTGDAIASSAKSAARASGTAGSRLLGDLYRAVHRGTSLSAAMGAQGMPFTEAEIAVVRAGERGGSTPHALALLGERMEREAGGRRRIASALAYPCILFAGALGALCFLSLVVLPSFTTLYSGHELPFATRTLLEFGSAVRAWGAPVMLVVFGSVAALVATRRKSAAFARVCDRIAVDAPFFRTLALPRAAHETCALLAVLLDSGCEAEEALILASRAAPNRVVAARIGDALRALRHGVPLSVAWTGASLDGSGDAAPLLEIAEATGSYAEAFRRLATLEGTAAERALARICRLAEPVAVIAMAIAVGGGVLAVYQPMLGSASLLLGGTP from the coding sequence ATGAGCGGCCGGCCGGCGGTGCCGCTCGCAACGTCGCGGCGCCGGCACGGCGCGCGGCGGCGTGCTGTCCGGCGACGGCTTCGATGGCTGTCGGCGTCGGGCGCGATCACCCGGCGCGATGCCTGCGCCGCGATCTCGCGCCTCGCCGCGCTGACCGCCGCCGGAGTGTCCACGGGTGACGCCATCGCATCCTCGGCGAAGTCCGCGGCGAGAGCTTCAGGAACAGCCGGAAGCCGGCTGCTCGGCGATCTCTACAGGGCGGTTCATCGCGGCACGTCGCTCTCGGCCGCGATGGGCGCACAAGGAATGCCGTTTACCGAAGCCGAGATTGCCGTGGTGCGCGCCGGCGAGCGCGGCGGATCGACACCGCATGCGCTCGCGCTGCTCGGTGAACGCATGGAGCGCGAAGCCGGCGGCCGGCGCCGCATAGCATCCGCACTCGCATATCCGTGCATCCTGTTCGCGGGAGCTCTCGGCGCACTCTGCTTCCTGTCGCTCGTCGTGCTGCCGTCGTTCACGACGCTCTACAGCGGGCACGAGCTGCCGTTCGCCACGCGCACGCTGCTCGAATTCGGCAGCGCAGTGCGCGCGTGGGGCGCACCCGTGATGCTCGTCGTATTCGGGTCAGTCGCAGCCCTGGTTGCCACCCGCCGGAAAAGCGCCGCGTTTGCGCGCGTCTGCGATCGCATCGCCGTCGATGCGCCGTTTTTTCGGACGCTCGCACTGCCGCGTGCGGCGCACGAGACCTGCGCGCTGCTCGCCGTGCTGCTGGACTCCGGATGCGAGGCCGAGGAGGCGCTGATCCTCGCGTCACGGGCCGCACCGAATCGCGTCGTTGCCGCACGCATCGGCGATGCGCTGCGGGCTCTTCGCCACGGCGTCCCGCTCAGCGTCGCATGGACCGGAGCATCGCTCGACGGGAGCGGCGATGCGGCTCCTCTGCTCGAGATCGCCGAAGCGACCGGCAGCTATGCCGAAGCTTTTCGCCGGCTCGCTACGCTCGAAGGCACGGCCGCCGAGCGCGCGCTCGCAAGGATCTGCCGGCTCGCCGAGCCGGTCGCCGTCATTGCGATGGCGATCGCCGTCGGCGGCGGTGTGCTTGCCGTCTATCAACCGATGCTGGGATCGGCATCGCTTCTGCTTGGAGGAACGCCATGA
- a CDS encoding type II secretion system protein, giving the protein MNERERVFLRRRDNSIAGADAASSASAPKPSRTGGSKRPRLRLTVRPQAVKPPGDARGFSLLELLVVVAILGILIAAALPRFAEFRAAAYDSRSQQDLRNLAAAEELYRATSPAYADDTASLKGFVASEGVEVALESANETGFVATATHPAGSRDFRWDSSADPPLTSTPH; this is encoded by the coding sequence ATGAACGAAAGGGAAAGAGTTTTTCTGCGTCGCCGCGACAATTCGATTGCCGGCGCCGATGCCGCCTCGTCGGCTTCTGCGCCGAAGCCGTCGAGAACCGGCGGCTCGAAGCGGCCGCGTCTGCGGCTCACGGTCCGCCCGCAGGCCGTCAAGCCGCCGGGCGACGCGCGCGGCTTCAGTCTTCTCGAGCTGCTCGTCGTGGTCGCGATCCTCGGCATCCTGATCGCGGCCGCGCTGCCGCGTTTCGCCGAGTTCCGCGCCGCGGCGTATGACTCGCGCTCGCAGCAGGATCTGAGAAACCTCGCGGCCGCCGAGGAGCTGTATCGCGCGACGTCGCCGGCGTACGCGGACGATACCGCGTCGCTCAAAGGCTTCGTGGCCTCCGAAGGCGTCGAGGTCGCGCTCGAGTCCGCGAACGAGACGGGATTCGTCGCAACCGCCACGCATCCCGCCGGTTCGCGCGATTTCCGCTGGGACAGCAGCGCCGACCCGCCGCTGACGTCGACGCCGCACTGA
- a CDS encoding prepilin peptidase, producing the protein MTILVAALLGLVIGSFLNVVIVRLPLEESIVTPRSHCRQCDSRITWRDNIPVVSFVMLGGRCRICTAPISKRYPLVELLTGVLFGLIAAQDLPPAHLALEMAIASAMIVITFIDIDHFLILDRITYPSIAASPFLALAVGHITVADSLIGILAGGGGLWAFAWTYEKVRHREGMGFGDVKLLAMIGGLLGWEATLFSLFAGAIVGSFYGLATMLVGGRKFDLELPFGPFLAFGSLVYMFAGPHLIELWLDRPPLF; encoded by the coding sequence ATGACGATACTTGTTGCTGCGCTGCTCGGCCTCGTCATCGGCAGCTTCCTCAACGTCGTGATCGTGCGGCTGCCGCTGGAGGAGTCGATCGTCACGCCGCGGTCGCACTGCCGGCAGTGCGACTCGCGCATCACGTGGCGCGACAACATCCCGGTCGTGAGCTTCGTCATGCTCGGCGGCCGCTGCCGGATCTGCACCGCTCCGATTTCGAAGCGCTATCCTCTGGTCGAGCTGCTGACCGGCGTTCTGTTCGGGCTCATCGCGGCTCAGGACCTGCCGCCGGCGCACCTTGCGCTCGAGATGGCGATTGCGTCCGCGATGATCGTCATCACGTTCATCGACATAGACCACTTCCTGATCCTCGACAGAATCACATATCCGTCGATTGCAGCGTCTCCTTTTCTTGCGCTCGCTGTCGGGCACATCACCGTTGCCGATTCGCTGATCGGAATCCTCGCAGGCGGCGGCGGGCTGTGGGCATTCGCCTGGACCTACGAGAAAGTCCGCCACCGCGAAGGTATGGGCTTCGGCGACGTCAAGCTGCTCGCGATGATCGGCGGGCTTTTAGGCTGGGAAGCGACGCTGTTCAGCCTGTTCGCCGGCGCGATCGTCGGTTCGTTCTACGGGCTTGCGACGATGCTCGTCGGCGGGCGCAAGTTCGACCTCGAGCTTCCGTTCGGGCCGTTCCTCGCGTTCGGATCGCTCGTCTACATGTTCGCCGGTCCGCATCTGATCGAGCTGTGGCTCGACCGCCCGCCGCTGTTCTGA
- a CDS encoding enoyl-CoA hydratase-related protein encodes MTTRNYEFIKTETKDRVLIVTINRPESFNSLHPAANREMGDAFDDFAENDDQWVAIVTGAGEKAFSAGNDLKWTAENQGKLEIPPRGFGGLTNRFDMFKPVIAAVNGVALGGGFEIALACDIILASSNARFGLPEPRVGLAALAGGIHRLPRQIGLKNAMGMMLTGRHVDAQEAFRLGIAQEIVEPAQLMERALAWANEIAACAPLSVRTTKEVALESLGHPLEEASRREYPAIRKLFKSEDFVEGPRAFAEKRKPNWKGR; translated from the coding sequence GTGACCACCAGGAACTACGAATTCATCAAGACCGAGACGAAGGACCGCGTGCTGATCGTGACGATCAACCGTCCCGAGTCGTTCAACTCGCTGCATCCGGCGGCCAACCGCGAGATGGGCGATGCGTTCGACGATTTCGCCGAGAACGACGACCAGTGGGTCGCGATCGTGACGGGCGCCGGAGAGAAGGCGTTTTCCGCCGGCAACGATCTCAAGTGGACGGCCGAGAACCAGGGCAAGCTCGAGATTCCTCCGCGGGGCTTCGGCGGCCTGACCAATCGCTTCGACATGTTCAAGCCGGTGATCGCGGCCGTCAACGGCGTCGCGCTCGGCGGCGGGTTCGAGATCGCTCTCGCGTGCGACATCATCCTTGCGTCGTCGAACGCGCGCTTCGGACTGCCCGAGCCGCGTGTCGGCCTTGCCGCGCTCGCCGGCGGCATCCACCGTCTTCCGCGCCAGATCGGCCTCAAGAATGCGATGGGAATGATGCTGACCGGGCGCCACGTGGACGCGCAGGAAGCGTTCCGTCTCGGCATCGCGCAGGAGATCGTCGAGCCGGCACAGCTGATGGAGCGCGCTCTGGCGTGGGCGAACGAGATCGCGGCCTGCGCGCCGCTGTCGGTGCGCACGACCAAAGAAGTTGCGCTCGAAAGCCTCGGCCATCCGCTCGAAGAAGCGTCGCGCCGCGAATATCCGGCGATCCGCAAGCTGTTCAAGTCGGAGGACTTCGTCGAAGGGCCTCGCGCGTTTGCCGAGAAGCGCAAGCCGAACTGGAAGGGGCGCTAG
- a CDS encoding exodeoxyribonuclease III: MITISTWNVNSLRARLPLVLHYLETYRPHVLCLQETRIGAAAFPQSAFEAAGYHVASTGAGGYAGVAVASTYPIDETVSGIDSFVEKRAPGRRLLCRIGSLWIDTVYVPTRMAIGKSGFLEGLRRDHIARFDGAAPDVLAGDFNICFDARDYASPSMITAPDVHPNRPEDLAFRALVSGRLVDCFRRKTADGGHFSWFPMAPWAPRRNYGMRLDYLFATEALAARLADVVHDRETRDWQRPSDHVPVRASFDVDVSA, encoded by the coding sequence GTGATCACGATATCCACCTGGAACGTCAACTCCCTTCGCGCACGCCTGCCGCTCGTGCTGCACTATCTCGAGACGTACCGGCCGCACGTTCTGTGCCTTCAGGAAACGCGAATCGGCGCCGCGGCGTTTCCTCAGAGTGCATTCGAGGCCGCCGGCTATCACGTCGCGTCGACCGGCGCCGGCGGCTACGCGGGCGTAGCCGTCGCCAGCACGTATCCAATCGACGAGACCGTGTCCGGGATCGACTCGTTCGTCGAAAAGCGCGCGCCCGGTCGCAGGCTGCTGTGCCGCATCGGATCGTTGTGGATCGATACCGTGTACGTGCCGACGCGAATGGCGATCGGCAAGAGTGGATTTCTCGAGGGTCTGCGCCGGGATCACATCGCCCGCTTCGACGGCGCAGCGCCGGATGTTCTCGCCGGCGATTTCAACATCTGCTTCGACGCGCGCGACTACGCGTCACCGTCGATGATCACCGCGCCTGACGTGCATCCGAACCGTCCGGAGGATCTCGCATTCCGAGCTCTCGTCAGCGGCCGGCTCGTCGACTGCTTTCGCCGCAAGACGGCGGATGGCGGACACTTCAGCTGGTTCCCGATGGCGCCGTGGGCGCCGCGTCGCAACTACGGCATGCGTCTCGATTACCTTTTCGCGACCGAAGCGCTGGCCGCGCGGCTGGCCGACGTCGTGCACGATCGTGAGACGCGCGACTGGCAGCGGCCGTCCGACCATGTTCCTGTTCGTGCGAGCTTCGACGTCGATGTGTCGGCGTAG
- a CDS encoding alpha/beta hydrolase, with the protein MLHFASAGVRTKPPEELSWSEKGALLVTGINLPRPVNTRTPADAFTTHHLQTTDGLNIEAWWVPAANARAAVVLFHGYGGSKSELLDEAEAFRRLGCDTFLVDHRGHGGSAGTYTSIGFLEAEDVAAAVAYLRSNLAPHSPVILFGASMGAVSVLRSLATHELPVSGVVIESVYDTMLNAVRNRFHSMGLPAFPFSEALGFWGGVQMGFPCWQHNPADYAAAVRVPVLMLHGEADPRATLEQAQAVLAKLPRSSQLVVFPGLKHQSLERGAPETWNQAVGAYVAHVAPTP; encoded by the coding sequence ATGCTGCACTTCGCCAGCGCCGGGGTGCGCACGAAGCCACCAGAGGAGCTGTCGTGGTCCGAGAAGGGCGCTCTGCTCGTAACAGGAATCAATCTGCCACGACCCGTGAACACCCGAACGCCGGCCGACGCGTTTACGACTCACCACTTACAGACAACGGACGGATTGAACATCGAGGCTTGGTGGGTTCCTGCTGCGAACGCTCGGGCGGCAGTCGTTCTATTCCATGGCTACGGCGGCTCGAAGTCCGAGCTTCTCGACGAGGCGGAAGCATTTCGCCGGCTCGGGTGCGACACGTTCCTCGTCGACCACCGCGGCCATGGCGGCTCCGCGGGTACCTACACATCGATCGGTTTCCTTGAAGCGGAGGATGTCGCGGCCGCTGTGGCTTATCTACGGTCGAACCTGGCACCGCATTCTCCAGTCATTCTTTTCGGCGCGTCGATGGGAGCAGTATCCGTTCTCCGGTCGCTGGCGACTCACGAGTTGCCGGTGTCGGGCGTCGTTATCGAATCCGTCTACGACACGATGCTCAACGCCGTGCGAAACCGCTTCCATTCGATGGGACTGCCGGCGTTTCCGTTCTCGGAAGCGTTGGGGTTCTGGGGCGGGGTACAGATGGGTTTCCCGTGCTGGCAGCACAATCCCGCGGACTACGCAGCGGCGGTTCGTGTGCCGGTCCTCATGCTTCACGGCGAGGCCGACCCGCGAGCGACGCTGGAACAGGCGCAGGCGGTTTTAGCGAAGCTCCCGAGGTCGTCGCAGCTCGTCGTATTTCCCGGCCTGAAGCACCAATCTCTGGAGCGCGGCGCGCCCGAGACCTGGAATCAAGCCGTCGGAGCGTATGTCGCGCATGTGGCACCGACGCCCTGA
- a CDS encoding FxLYD domain-containing protein has product MLELAGSWGKSATLLTSFCLCVILRSEGAAAEKEVAVVTESTMSLTMGHDTLYVNTVGRIRNNSDELLDDVVVEVEYFDKDGKLIDASIEQLYGVKVPVHDTVAFRVSVSAAASRERYASHTARVISAPENHFAKSAPAAGTRSERSLTKKSLMVWIPLAFLAAISLYIIRRSKKRSAAQGRSVDLIEKQIDLFDSQNRILERIAVAAEDPRSHG; this is encoded by the coding sequence ATGCTCGAGCTCGCAGGATCATGGGGTAAGTCCGCAACGCTGCTGACGTCATTCTGCCTCTGCGTCATCCTTCGAAGCGAGGGAGCGGCAGCCGAAAAAGAGGTCGCGGTCGTCACGGAATCCACGATGAGCCTCACCATGGGCCACGACACGCTCTACGTGAACACCGTGGGCCGGATCCGCAATAATTCGGATGAGCTGCTGGATGACGTCGTCGTCGAAGTCGAATATTTCGACAAGGACGGCAAGCTGATCGATGCGTCCATCGAACAGCTGTACGGCGTGAAGGTTCCCGTACACGACACGGTCGCCTTTCGCGTAAGCGTCTCAGCCGCTGCGTCCAGGGAACGCTACGCTTCGCATACTGCCAGAGTGATCTCCGCGCCGGAAAACCATTTCGCCAAGAGTGCGCCGGCGGCCGGCACCAGGTCTGAGAGATCTTTGACGAAGAAATCCCTGATGGTCTGGATTCCGCTGGCATTTCTCGCTGCGATTTCGCTCTACATCATACGGCGCTCGAAGAAGAGAAGCGCAGCTCAGGGCCGCAGCGTGGACCTGATCGAAAAACAGATCGATCTGTTCGATTCGCAGAACCGGATTCTCGAGCGAATCGCCGTCGCCGCGGAGGACCCTCGATCGCATGGATGA